In Ficedula albicollis isolate OC2 chromosome 19, FicAlb1.5, whole genome shotgun sequence, one DNA window encodes the following:
- the PITPNA gene encoding phosphatidylinositol transfer protein alpha isoform: MRDGVRGITTVLVLCSRVILPVSVEEYQVGQLYSVAEASKNETGGGEGVEVLVNEPYERDGERGQYTHKIYHLQSKVPTFVRMLAPEGALNIHEKAWNAYPYCRTVITNEYMKDDFLIKIETWHKSDLGTQENVHKLEPEVWKSVEAIYIDIADRSQVLPKDYKAEEDPARFKSVKTGRGPLGPNWKKDLGKQSDCPYMCAYKLVTVKFKWWGLQNKVENFIQKQEKRLFTNFHRQLFCWLDKWVDLTMEDIRRMEEETKRQLDEMREKDPVKGMSAADD, translated from the exons ATGAGG GATGGAGTCAGAGGGATCACCACTGTGTTGGTGCTGTGTAG CCGTGTTATCCTGCCCGTGTCTGTGGAGGAG TATCAAGTGGGGCAGCTGTATTCCGTGGCAGAAGCCAGTAAAAATGAAACTGGTGGAGGTGAAGGAGTGGAAGTCCTGGTGAATGAACCCTACGAGAGAGATGGAGAGCGTGGGCAGTACACACACAAGATCTACCACTTACAGAG CAAAGTGCCAACATTTGTGAGAATGCTGGCCCCTGAAGGAGCTCTGAATATACATGAAAAAGCATGGAATGCCTATCCCTACTGCAGAACTG TTATTACA AATGAGTATATGAAGGATGACTTCCTGATCAAAATTGAAACCTGGCATAAATCAGATCTTGGAACACAAGAGAAT GTCCATAAACTGGAGCCAGAGGTATGGAAGAGTGTAGAAGCCATTTATATAGACATTGCTGATCGGAGCCAAGTACTCCCCAAG GATTACAAGGCAGAAGAAGATCCAGCAAGGTTTAAATCTGTCAAGACTGGTCGTGGACCTCTGGGCCCCAACTGGAAG AAGGACCTGGGGAAGCAGTCAGATTGTCCATATATGTGTGCTTACAAGCTGGTAACAGTCAAGTTCAAATGGTGGGGTCTGCAAAATAAAGTGGAGAACTTTATACAGAAG CAAGAAAAGCGGCTCTTCACAAACTTCCACCGGCAGCTCTTTTGCTGGCTTGATAAGTGGGTTGATCTGACTATGGAGGACATCCGTAGGATGGAGGAGGAGACCAAGAGACAGCTGGATGAG atgagagaaaaagatCCAGTGAAAGGAATGTCGGCTGCAGATGACTAA